In the Hevea brasiliensis isolate MT/VB/25A 57/8 chromosome 8, ASM3005281v1, whole genome shotgun sequence genome, aaaaatagaggctTGGAAAAAAATTTCTGTGGGGAAGAAATTGGGTTTAATCTTTTTGGAACCTGACGAAGTAGTGGCATTAAGCAAATTCAGGAAGATATGAATCTCTTCCAAGGCATCAATTAGAAGTTCGTTTCCTTCCATTGTAGTATTGGTTTTGGTTATCTCGCAGGTCCTGCACTATTTCTAGTTCTGATCTCTTCTAGTAGTTTTCCTTTATTCTAGTGAGTTTTTGGAGCAGCCTATTCTTTTctgctttctttcttttttaggaCTGACAGGTTTTGTGTTATTTTTACGTGGCTTGAATTTTGAATATGTTTTCATGGACCCGAATTGTAACCCGACCAAAAAGTTTTCGCGCTGTGActtgattgggataaaaagtgagatctttaGTGATAGCGGAGGGCACCCAATGGTATGaaccagtataaatattataatattctacaATTTGCGGTAAAGTTGTGAGATATTAGAAAAATACACTGGCGTTAAGGTTTGAGAgttttgagtgattgtatcttgctctttttatTATAGGAGaactttttctcttattttatccgtgaacgtagaccttacggttgaaccacgttaaattatgtgttatttttcttctattttctgtACTGTATGATTATGCGATTTGTGTCCATGTCTTATATTTAAGTGCCTGTCATAACATTTTGGTTTTGGTTAGCCATTGTTTATCTCAATCTCCCTTATGCTtggttcttttcttttgttttctcttAGGCTTTTGTACTTCCTTTGCCAGTTTTCTAGCTTTTAATAAAACTttagcttataaaaaaaaaaatggcaaaTTCCCATCTGAACATCACCAAATTCATGGTTCATGTTATAATGCTTATAGAAGTCATATCTATTTGGTAGATCATAATTTAAAGAACCATTGAAATAAATGGCTTGGAATGTGGTAACCTAGCTAACCTTTACAATTATTTACATAGTATGTATATGTGGTTACAATATTCAGCAAACTGATAAATCCAGTTAGCAATCGAGGGAGTCGAACTTCCACCGATGCCTGATGGTGTGATAGATTTGATCTCCCTAACGCCCAATTTGATGCCACTTCTTGGAATTGCATTCATCGAACTAATTAAAAACAACAAAATTCAGAGTAGGAATTGATGTGTATCCACTATATTTCCAATCCTTCAAGTGCAGAGTCTATAGACTACTAAAGATATTCAAACTATGTGCACAATTTGTGATTATAATGGGCGTTTGTAGGCTTGACTCGACTATGACCAAATGCTTCTCTGCAGGCCACATGAAAAGTACACAAATCTTTTCAAATAGTAGCCTTCAATAACCAATAACTTAGTACAATAagcaattagttttttttttatttattggagttattcttttttttttagtgtttgtactgcaattttataattttatattaatatattttttaccataaatatataattttattttttatcatattttGTATTGATATTTTAAGTGTGGGGCATATCTCCATGAAacatgaaaatttttcaaaataaagtTGGTGTGCATGAATGTCGTGGGTGGGCTTGACTTTGATCAAAGGTATACAAATCATGTAATCAATTAATAAAGGTTGGTTATGTATTTTTTCATAAACAGGTTTGAAGGAAAGAAACCATTACAAAAAAACCAAGCTTGAAGAAGGAAAGATAAAAGCTTGATTTATGTACATAGACTTTGTTTTCATTACACCTTATTGAGAAATTCTATTTGCTAGCAAGGATGTCATTTTTCCTTTGACATAATTAACTATGATTGGAACTCGAATTTGAAATCTcactgttagaagaaagaatacaagtaatgaaggaaatgattgtgtatttgtctgtataTTTGTCTGTCTATTTATCTGTGTTTTATTTTCAgaaatattacatctatttatacataagaatatgagctaatttggacaagaataataattgctataattatattacataaatctcctataatcatgctaattgctgtaattatgctaattgctgtaattatgctaattgctataattatgctaattgctataattatgctaacacccccctcaaactcaaggtggtagcgcatgtgccaacttgagtttgcttaagagatcctgaaagcgagcgggaggatgcgttttggtgaatatatcagcggtttggctgatagaggagacaggaatcaaactGGACGGGTAGAACgatgaagagtagtgctaggagcagatgcaggcgcaggtacaggtactggatcaacaactggtgtAAATTCAATAGAGGTAGGTAAACTGGATGGGTAGAacaacgaagagtagtgctaggagtaGATGCAGCcgcaggtactggatcaacaacttGTGCAGATTCAATTGAGGCATGTAAACTGGACGGGAAGAacaacgaagagtagtgctaggagcagatgcaggcgtaggtactggatcaacaactggtgcagatTCAACAGAGGCAGGTAAACTGGACaggaacgacgaagagtagtgctaggagcagaTCACGTGCAGTCTTTGGATCAACAATTGGTGCAGATTCAACAGAGGCAGGTGTAGTTGgactaatattgagcacatcaccaTCACCTGGATCATGATTTGGAAACAGCTCTTTAGTATAATAATaggaatgaaagaatgaaccagaacaggttgtagagagagaagagagaccacagaaactagaaataaaagctttacggctctgataccatgttagaagaaagaatacaagtaatgaaggaaaggattgtgtatttgtctgtataTTTGTCTGTCTATTTATCTGTGTTTTATTTCCAgaaatattacatctatttatacataaaaatatgagctaatttggacaagaataataattgctataattatgttacacaaatctcctataatcatgctaattgctgtaattatgctaattgctataattatgctaacactcACAATTCCGTAGACAACACCGATACTTCTAGATACTTGCAAGGATGCTTTTGATTTCATTAGTTAtgtattttttttcaaaaacaaacccgaagaaggaaagaaagcatTATGCAATGAGGATTCCtaaattttattgcaatttaatgGCGAGTTTTAATCACTTATCAATATAgcgttttaaatttatattattagcgatgaatttaataaaattcaaatatcCATTGCTAATATTATAATctgaagataattataaaaatattaattttaataatacaaATTAgagaaatgtaaattaaatatcagaaatataACTTTTCATTAAATAGTAAATACATAGGGAATTtttcataattcataaatttatCACCCCTAAATATATCCACACCCAACCTAACAGAAATGTTAGGAGCCCATTGCAAGAAAACTTGTGTCCCACATTAAAAATATGGGATTTCAATATAGGGTATATATAGATTTGGACTTTTCAAACTTAATAACCATGACCATCTTTAGGAGAAGAAGAGCTCGTGCTATCTGTCAATATTCTTGCAGGGTGAATCTTTCTAAAGTCTCCATCAACAATTTGGTGTGAGCTAGATTGAAGATTACCATCAATTGTGCTCGAATCTGCAGCCATGAGAAGGTTTGACTCAAATTGTTGATGATCAGAGTTGCTAGTCCTCCTTGGATGAATGTTTTTGCTGTGCAGGGAATCAAATTTCTCTTTCCTTCCCTCTTCTGAAGTCAGTTGTTCAGCCTCAGCTCCAAGAGAAAGTGATATTGATCCTCCAGCAGCAATTAAGCCTATGACTAGCAACTTCGTCATCAAACTgcacaaaaaattaaaatgaaatttggaattgcgCCGATCCAACAAAataattt is a window encoding:
- the LOC110652384 gene encoding uncharacterized protein LOC110652384 isoform X3, translating into MASLMTKLLVIGLIAAGGSISLSLGAEAEQLTSEEGRKEKFDSLHSKNIHPRRTSNSDHQQFESNLLMAADSSTIDGNLQSSSHQIVDGDFRKIHPARILTDSTSSSSPKDGHGY